The Egicoccus sp. AB-alg6-2 genome segment GTCGGCGTTGGTTCGACGCGTCACCCCAGTCGAGGTGCTCGACGGTCCAACCGTCGTCGTTCTCGGGCCACACGAGTTGGGCTTCGGGTTCGAACAGCGTGCGCCGCACGCCGTCGACGAGGTAGCGGTGCAGGCCGCCGTTCTCGGCGAAACCGGCCATGACGGCCGGGCCGTAGAACGACGTGATGCCGACCCGGCGGAGCGCCAGGTGCGTGATGGTGGTGTCGGAGTAGCCGAGGAGAACCTTCGGGTTGGCCGCGAGCAGGTCGAGGTCGAGGAAGGGCAGGAGGCGGATCGAGTCGTCGCCCCCGATCGTGGCGACCACACCGGCGATCTTCGGATCGGCGAACGCGCGGTGCAGGTCGTCCGCTCGTGCCTTCGGGTCGCCCGCGAGCTCCGCGGGGTCGGCCAGCGTGTGCGGCATCTCGACGACCTCGACGCCGAACGCCTCCTCGAGTTGCCGCTTGCCGTCCGCATAGCGCTGTGGGAACGCCCCGGGGCCGCCCCAGGACAACGACACCGCCGCCAGCCGGTCCCCGGTCCGCAGTCTGCGCGGCTTGATCATCAGCTCCGTCCCCTCCTCGGCCGGTCGGGACCGTAGGCGTGCGGGAGGCTTGGCGGCCCATCGGAACGGGCGTGGCGGCGCGCGGACACGCCGAACCCACCACGGATCGGCCGCAGGGCGGCGCGACCGTCGTGGTGAGCTCGGCGTGGCGGGTCGGTGTGGTGGCGCTCGGTGCGTCAGAAGGGAACTGGCGCGGGCTGCCCGGTGCCCTCGTGCGGGCTGGCTCTGGCTTCACCGTCGATGGGCCCGGCCCGAGGTCTGTGGTCGGGAGCGTCAGCAGGGGCCTCGGCTCGGGGGCGTGGGAGCCAGCGTGGCCGGGTGCTGGTGGGGCTGGTGGTCACGGTCAGGCCGCTGCGGGGGTGGTGCCAGGTGCGGGTGCCGTTGGTGGTTTGGGTGCAGTGCCAGCC includes the following:
- a CDS encoding LD-carboxypeptidase, which gives rise to MIKPRRLRTGDRLAAVSLSWGGPGAFPQRYADGKRQLEEAFGVEVVEMPHTLADPAELAGDPKARADDLHRAFADPKIAGVVATIGGDDSIRLLPFLDLDLLAANPKVLLGYSDTTITHLALRRVGITSFYGPAVMAGFAENGGLHRYLVDGVRRTLFEPEAQLVWPENDDGWTVEHLDWGDASNQRRRRRLQPATGWRWHAASRAKANRWSPVSRCWTGCTAPRGGLRSQARC